The Pseudomonas sp. MPC6 nucleotide sequence AGGAGCCCGGCTTGCCGGCGAAGGCGTCTTCACGGCCACCGCAAGACTCAAGGCCGCCTTCGCTGGCAAGCCAGCTCCTACAGGGATTTTCAGTGAATACGAAATCGGTGAACCACACCGATCCCCTGTAGGAGCCCGGCTTGCCGGCGAAGGCGTCATCACGGCCACCGCAAGACTCAAGGCCGCCTTCGCTGGCAAGCCAGCTCCTACAGGGATTTTCAGTGAACACAAAATCGGTGAACCACACCGATCCCCTGTAGGAGCCCGGCTTGCCGGCGAAGGCGTCATCACGGCCACCGCAAGACTCAAGGCCGCCTTCGCTGGCAAGCCAGCTCCTACAGTTGATTTTCAGTGAACACAAAATCCGTGAACCACACCGATCCCCTGTAGGAGCCCGGCTTGCCGGCGAAGGCGTCTTCATGGCCACCGCAAGACTCAAGGCCGCCCTCTGCTTGTGCAGCACAACGGCAGCAGGAATTCGCGAGGGTAGGACAAAATATAATGATACGTTATAGAATAACATTAAACGCCCTATCGGTTATCTACCGACAGCGCTATCCACCCCCCTGCCTGCGACTTTCCATGACCCACCTTACCCAAATCCCCCCCACCACAAACGTCAGCCAACGCCTGATGTCCATCGATGCCCTTCGGGGATTGGTGATCATCTTTATGCTGCTGGATCACGTGCGCGAAACGTTCTTCCTGCACCGTCAAGTCGCCGACCCGATGGCCATCGACACCACCGACCCGACGTTATTCTTCAGCCGCACACTCGCCCATTTATGTGCGCCGGTATTCGTTCTGCTCACGGGCCTGTCAGCCTACCTGTACGGCGAAAAGCACCGAGGCAAGCACGATGTGTCGCTGTTCCTGTTCAAGCGTGGCCTGTTCCTGGTGCTGCTGGAATTCACCCTGGTGAATTTCGCCTGGACATTCCAGCTCCCGCCCACCGTGATCTACCTGCAGGTCATCTGGGCGATTGGCGTCAGCATGATTGCCCTCGCGGCACTGGTCTGGCTACCTCGGCCAGTCCTCTGTGTCCTGGGCCTGATCATCGTCGCCGGACACAACCTACTCGATCCCCTGCACTTCCCGGTCGGCTCGGCGATGCACATCCCTTGGGCGATCCTGCATGATCGCGGCTGGCTCGAATTCTCGGACAGCCTGCGCCTGCGCAGCTCATACCCGGTACTGCCATGGATCGGCGTGATCGCCCTGGGTTACTGCATCGGCCCCTGGTTCTCTCGCGCAGCCTCCACCCCCGTGCGTCAGCGCTATTTGCTGCTGGCAGGCGCCGGCGCATTGATCGGCTTCGTCGCCCTGCGCCTGCTCAACGGTTATGGCGAGGCGCACTGGCTGGTCTATGAAAGCACCCCGCACACCGTCATGAGCTTCTTCAACATCACCAAATACCCCCCTTCCCTGCTCTTCCTGTCGCTGACGCTGGGGGTGGGCCTGCTATTGCTTCTTGCCTTTGAACGGGCGCAGCAACGCAAGTGGATCGGCACCTTGACGGTGTTTGGCGCGGCGCCGATGTTCTTCTACCTGCTCCACCTCTACGTACTGA carries:
- a CDS encoding DUF1624 domain-containing protein, whose product is MTHLTQIPPTTNVSQRLMSIDALRGLVIIFMLLDHVRETFFLHRQVADPMAIDTTDPTLFFSRTLAHLCAPVFVLLTGLSAYLYGEKHRGKHDVSLFLFKRGLFLVLLEFTLVNFAWTFQLPPTVIYLQVIWAIGVSMIALAALVWLPRPVLCVLGLIIVAGHNLLDPLHFPVGSAMHIPWAILHDRGWLEFSDSLRLRSSYPVLPWIGVIALGYCIGPWFSRAASTPVRQRYLLLAGAGALIGFVALRLLNGYGEAHWLVYESTPHTVMSFFNITKYPPSLLFLSLTLGVGLLLLLAFERAQQRKWIGTLTVFGAAPMFFYLLHLYVLKVMYVISVAVFGANQGNYFGFDSIWAVWLTAVLLAATLYLPVRWFAALKARRRDIGWLKYF